The genomic DNA CCGGCGCCGCGTCCGCGAGGGCGCCCGCCGCGGTCACCGACTGGCCCAGCGGCCCCAGGACCAGCAGCAGCGCCGGCACCGCCGCGTCCGGGGGAGGACCGGCCGTCACCAGCCGGCTGAAGACCGGCGGCAGGATCAGCAGCGTCGCCAGCAGACTCATCCCGAACATGCCGTGGCAGCCGGCGAGCAGCGTCGCCCGCGCCTGCCCCTCCGGGAGGTACGGCGCCAGCGGCGGCCCGGTGGCCGCCGACACCATCGGCGCGACCACCGGCAGCAGCCACAGCGGCGACGGCGCCTCGACGCGGTGCCGCACCACCATCAGGTACGGGACGCCCACCGCCACCACCAGGCCGGCCACCGTCCCCGACACCCACAGCGCGGCCGACAGGGCCACCGCCGGCCCCTCGCCGAGCCGGTCCCTCCCCAGGAGCAGCGTTCCGCCGCCGACCGAGGTCAGCGCCATCGACAGACAGCCGTAGAACGGCGCGACCGCCGGGTCCAGCAGGTGTGCCCGCGCCTGGTCGCGGTGGCGCGCCCAGTGCACGGCCCGGGCGCCCAGCAGCACGGCCAGCGCCAGCAGCGCCAGGGCCCACAGCGCCGTACAGGCCGTGCGCAGACCCGGCGGGCG from Streptomyces sp. MRC013 includes the following:
- a CDS encoding TDT family transporter encodes the protein MATAVRPQPRPRLPLRTRPRPRPRAVGVRHLGPNFYAAVMGTGILGTAGAGLPLRPPGLRTACTALWALALLALAVLLGARAVHWARHRDQARAHLLDPAVAPFYGCLSMALTSVGGGTLLLGRDRLGEGPAVALSAALWVSGTVAGLVVAVGVPYLMVVRHRVEAPSPLWLLPVVAPMVSAATGPPLAPYLPEGQARATLLAGCHGMFGMSLLATLLILPPVFSRLVTAGPPPDAAVPALLLVLGPLGQSVTAAGALADAAPGVPYARGLAVAYGLPVAGFALLWLALAGALVVRARRRGMRFAMTWWAFTFPVGTCVTGTAALARHTGLAALGGTAVALYALLAAGWLAAASGTVRGLVNGSLLAGPAPVPGAHGRGTARTR